From a region of the Leptospira kmetyi serovar Malaysia str. Bejo-Iso9 genome:
- the rlmD gene encoding 23S rRNA (uracil(1939)-C(5))-methyltransferase RlmD: MSDTNPLPHRLDGIAEVEKIGTNLRGILTFEKNRIEVPYSLPGDSYNVTLFKKKRRKPSAKLELISQVPRAVTPPCPAFTRCGGCSAQHIPYEEQFIYKTTQLSESYKNDFGIEPVLISARKTLHYRNRMDFAVFPGPIIGQRESGSFRHIVDLETCFIQSEESNEELKRFRNLLSQFPDLPYDRRSDSGFLKYVTLRKAKNTSDLMTILSFVEEFKDSSEEKEFAEACLKHLKADHLLFCFNRRKGEISAIGEVKILRGKESYQELVSEKEFRVPFDSFFQPNPEGFQPILDFIETEIPESADHLIDLFCGSGFFSRIFAHKFKKITGIDSIESSLQIARKQMEFDFPNIQFSYLREDLFSKKASTGLENLFQAEENNVLIADPPRAGLGEFVIEALKHSKISFFLYVSCNPSSQKEDLMKLKDTFRIQKILITDPYPQTLHLESVAFLSAKDAPSLENSILRT, translated from the coding sequence ATGTCAGACACAAATCCTCTCCCTCATAGACTGGACGGCATCGCTGAAGTCGAAAAAATCGGAACAAACCTCCGAGGCATTCTTACCTTTGAAAAAAACCGTATCGAAGTCCCTTATTCTCTTCCGGGCGATTCGTATAACGTCACACTGTTCAAAAAGAAACGAAGAAAACCTTCCGCAAAATTAGAATTAATTTCACAGGTTCCGAGAGCCGTCACGCCGCCTTGTCCTGCATTCACGCGATGCGGAGGCTGTTCCGCACAACATATCCCGTACGAAGAACAATTCATTTATAAAACGACCCAACTTTCCGAAAGTTACAAAAACGATTTCGGAATAGAGCCGGTTTTAATTTCGGCTCGGAAAACATTACATTACAGAAATCGAATGGACTTTGCCGTATTTCCGGGACCGATCATCGGACAAAGAGAATCCGGTTCATTCAGACATATCGTGGATTTGGAAACTTGTTTTATCCAGAGCGAAGAATCCAACGAAGAGCTAAAAAGATTCCGCAACTTGCTTTCTCAATTTCCGGATCTTCCCTATGATCGCAGATCGGATTCAGGATTTCTAAAGTATGTAACGCTTAGGAAAGCGAAGAACACTTCCGATTTGATGACCATTCTATCCTTTGTGGAAGAATTCAAAGATTCCAGCGAAGAAAAAGAATTTGCCGAAGCCTGTTTAAAACATCTAAAGGCGGATCATCTTCTGTTTTGTTTCAACCGAAGAAAGGGAGAAATATCGGCGATCGGAGAAGTTAAGATTCTCCGAGGAAAAGAATCTTATCAAGAACTTGTTTCCGAAAAAGAATTTCGAGTTCCTTTCGATTCTTTTTTCCAACCGAATCCGGAAGGCTTTCAGCCGATTTTGGATTTTATAGAAACGGAAATTCCGGAATCGGCGGATCATCTGATCGATCTATTTTGCGGTTCCGGTTTTTTCAGCAGAATCTTCGCGCATAAATTCAAAAAAATCACGGGAATCGATTCGATCGAAAGTTCCTTGCAGATTGCCCGCAAACAAATGGAATTCGATTTTCCGAATATTCAATTTTCTTATTTAAGAGAAGACTTATTTTCCAAAAAAGCGTCGACCGGTTTAGAAAATCTTTTTCAAGCTGAGGAGAATAACGTCTTGATCGCCGATCCTCCTCGGGCCGGACTCGGAGAATTCGTGATCGAGGCGCTGAAACATTCTAAGATTTCTTTTTTTCTTTATGTTTCCTGCAATCCGAGTTCGCAAAAAGAGGATTTGATGAAATTAAAGGATACATTTCGAATTCAAAAAATTCTAATCACAGATCCGTATCCGCAAACGCTCCACCTGGAATCGGTCGCATTTTTGAGCGCCAAAGACGCTCCATCGCTCGAGAATTCAATTCTCCGAACGTGA
- a CDS encoding ABC transporter ATP-binding protein translates to MISVEHLQKSFQISKRNPGLLGAIGSLFYSKKETIRAVDDISFTIRPGEFVGYIGPNGAGKSTTIKLLTGVLTPDQGNISIFGLDPWKDRRENSKRIGVVFGQKTQLWWDLPVGESFDLLKSVYKIETKEYKKRMEMFQDLLGLNEFFRQQVRKLSLGQRMKAEIAASLLHFPKVLFLDEPTIGLDVLVKERVREFIRTINREEKVTILLTTHDVQDIESLAKRIVLIDHGKIRFDGDLNSFRNLGGTDNIVEIHYKGNGKLSLPSEFHRTQNGNPNSVNVTVREGQSLNGLLSVLGSSGFEILEIVHKKPDLSAVIKQIYGERS, encoded by the coding sequence TTGATCTCAGTCGAACATCTACAAAAATCGTTTCAAATCAGCAAAAGAAATCCAGGATTGCTCGGGGCAATCGGATCTTTATTCTATTCCAAAAAAGAAACCATCCGAGCGGTGGACGACATTTCCTTTACGATCCGACCCGGAGAATTCGTTGGATATATCGGACCCAACGGAGCAGGTAAATCCACTACCATTAAATTATTGACCGGAGTTTTAACGCCGGATCAGGGAAACATATCCATATTCGGATTGGATCCTTGGAAGGACAGACGGGAAAATTCGAAACGGATCGGAGTTGTTTTCGGGCAAAAAACGCAGCTTTGGTGGGATCTTCCCGTGGGAGAATCCTTCGACTTATTGAAGTCCGTTTATAAAATCGAAACGAAAGAGTACAAAAAAAGAATGGAGATGTTTCAGGATCTGCTGGGACTGAACGAATTTTTCAGACAGCAGGTTCGAAAGTTAAGTTTAGGACAAAGAATGAAGGCCGAAATCGCGGCCAGTTTATTACACTTTCCTAAAGTTCTTTTTCTAGACGAACCGACGATCGGACTCGACGTGTTGGTCAAGGAAAGGGTAAGGGAATTTATACGAACGATCAACCGAGAAGAGAAAGTCACGATTCTACTTACGACTCACGACGTTCAAGACATAGAATCCCTCGCCAAAAGAATCGTATTGATCGACCACGGAAAGATCCGCTTCGACGGAGATTTGAATTCTTTTCGAAACTTGGGAGGAACGGACAATATCGTTGAAATTCATTATAAAGGAAACGGAAAACTTTCGCTTCCATCCGAGTTTCACCGGACGCAAAACGGGAATCCGAATTCGGTAAACGTGACCGTAAGAGAAGGGCAATCCTTAAACGGGCTTTTATCCGTTTTAGGTTCTTCCGGATTTGAAATATTAGAAATCGTGCATAAAAAGCCGGATCTATCCGCGGTAATCAAACAGATCTATGGGGAAAGGTCTTGA
- a CDS encoding ABC transporter permease: protein MKLYLKVVSKAFQRSSTYKLEYFTGILNAVLYLAILTSVWESINVNDFESGRDKNSLILYSVLATLIKVSFGRQDGLVSSKIKNGTIVFDLLKPVRFPLIVFADTIGVSLYHLFSRSLPLLILAYLVLDLRFVPDLHSFAAFLIVYTLAFLIFFLIGFTISSLSFYFTEIFSFFLLYFALITLFSGAVVPLDLFPEVLRNVSSWLPFPYLYYYPTQVITGREIGMSFEELVLRYFLMIGVLTGLASAVYLSGLKRLELAGG, encoded by the coding sequence TTGAAACTTTATTTAAAGGTCGTTTCCAAAGCCTTTCAACGATCTTCCACATACAAACTCGAATACTTTACCGGAATCTTAAACGCGGTTTTGTATCTCGCGATCCTCACATCGGTATGGGAATCGATCAACGTAAACGATTTTGAAAGCGGAAGAGATAAGAATTCTTTAATCCTTTATTCGGTACTTGCGACTTTGATTAAGGTGTCTTTCGGAAGACAAGACGGGCTCGTTTCGTCCAAGATTAAAAATGGAACGATCGTCTTTGATCTACTCAAGCCCGTTCGATTTCCATTGATCGTCTTTGCGGATACGATCGGAGTCAGTCTCTATCATCTGTTTTCAAGATCGCTTCCGTTATTGATACTCGCGTATCTCGTTTTGGATTTGCGATTCGTTCCCGATCTCCATTCTTTTGCGGCTTTTCTGATCGTTTATACTCTTGCGTTTTTGATTTTCTTTTTGATCGGATTTACGATTTCATCTTTGTCCTTTTATTTTACGGAAATTTTTTCATTCTTCCTTTTGTATTTCGCGCTCATCACGTTGTTTTCGGGCGCGGTCGTCCCCTTGGATCTTTTTCCCGAAGTTCTAAGAAACGTTTCTTCTTGGCTTCCGTTTCCGTATTTATATTACTATCCGACTCAAGTGATCACGGGCCGAGAAATCGGAATGAGTTTCGAAGAACTCGTCCTCCGATATTTTTTGATGATCGGAGTGTTGACGGGTTTGGCTTCGGCCGTATATCTTTCCGGTCTGAAACGATTGGAATTGGCGGGAGGATAA
- a CDS encoding ABC transporter permease — MRDFPFKTYLKLAVSSVQSHMEYKASFWIYLVTLLVFYSAQAGTIFILLSKFSSIGGWTRGEIAFLYSLLIFAQGIVASVFSGMVEFGSLVRDGGYDRYLLRPLSPIGQVLMNHFDISGLLHLVLGVITFLVANQFTNIEWTFSKICMLLIAVIGSAMILAGIRIAIASIAFYAVQNYSLVHLVIFSSREFMMYPMNIYNISIRILLTFLLPLGFVNFYPAHYFLDKNSESLFHPFFIYLNFPVGCFLFLGSLILWKKGQKRYESTGT, encoded by the coding sequence ATGCGCGACTTTCCGTTCAAAACGTATCTCAAACTCGCGGTATCATCCGTACAATCTCACATGGAATACAAGGCGAGTTTTTGGATCTATCTCGTTACGTTACTCGTCTTTTACTCGGCGCAGGCGGGGACGATCTTCATTCTACTTTCCAAGTTCAGTTCGATCGGCGGATGGACTCGGGGAGAAATCGCCTTTCTTTATAGTTTGCTCATATTCGCTCAGGGAATCGTCGCATCCGTTTTTTCGGGAATGGTGGAATTCGGTTCTCTCGTGCGGGACGGAGGATACGATCGTTATCTTTTAAGACCCTTGTCTCCGATCGGGCAAGTGCTCATGAATCATTTCGATATATCCGGACTTCTTCATCTCGTTTTGGGTGTGATCACGTTTCTCGTCGCAAATCAGTTTACGAATATTGAATGGACTTTTTCGAAGATTTGTATGTTGTTGATCGCGGTCATCGGAAGCGCTATGATCTTGGCGGGAATTCGAATCGCGATCGCTTCGATCGCATTTTACGCGGTTCAGAATTATTCCCTGGTCCACTTGGTGATCTTTTCGAGCCGGGAATTTATGATGTATCCGATGAATATCTACAATATATCGATTCGGATTCTTCTTACGTTTTTATTGCCTTTGGGTTTCGTGAATTTTTATCCGGCCCATTATTTTTTGGATAAGAATTCCGAATCCCTATTTCATCCTTTCTTTATATACTTGAATTTTCCGGTGGGATGTTTTTTGTTTTTAGGTTCCTTGATTCTTTGGAAGAAAGGTCAAAAAAGATACGAGTCGACCGGAACCTAA